From a single Vibrio chagasii genomic region:
- a CDS encoding glutathione S-transferase — MITLHHLNKSRSKRIIWLLEELGVDYQIKPYQRDSVTFLAPPELKSVHPLGKSPVIEDDGMVISESGAITEYLIDKFGQGKFAPARGTAEYVEYSQWLHFAESSGILPMLLKIFVMKDGAETNFLGGYADDENQKILTFVNQSLEGKTYLVGETLTGADFMMSFIVEIVGNFGATALYPNIAKYGELLASHPAYQKAEQLELEHSN, encoded by the coding sequence ATGATTACTTTACATCACCTGAATAAATCGCGTTCTAAGCGCATCATCTGGCTACTCGAAGAGCTTGGTGTCGACTATCAAATAAAACCTTACCAACGAGACAGTGTCACGTTTTTAGCACCACCTGAACTGAAGTCTGTTCACCCTCTTGGCAAATCTCCAGTCATTGAAGATGATGGCATGGTGATCAGCGAATCTGGCGCGATTACTGAGTACCTCATCGACAAATTTGGTCAAGGTAAATTTGCACCAGCACGCGGCACAGCTGAATACGTTGAGTATTCTCAATGGCTACACTTTGCTGAAAGTTCGGGCATTTTACCAATGCTGCTTAAGATCTTCGTGATGAAAGACGGCGCCGAAACAAACTTCCTTGGTGGTTATGCTGATGACGAAAATCAAAAGATCCTAACCTTCGTAAACCAATCTCTTGAAGGCAAAACCTACCTCGTAGGGGAAACACTCACTGGCGCTGATTTTATGATGTCGTTCATCGTTGAAATCGTCGGTAACTTTGGTGCTACTGCGCTCTACCCTAACATTGCTAAATATGGTGAGCTTTTGGCGAGCCACCCTGCTTACCAAAAGGCGGAGCAACTCGAGTTAGAACACTCCAATTAA
- a CDS encoding TetR/AcrR family transcriptional regulator: MNEKTNDTRLHILDVGYQLIVNNGFNGVGLSQLLKEAEVPKGSFYHYFKSKEQFGEALIQHYFENYITKIESILVHGEGSHYQRILSYFSLWSKIENGTCNAHKCLVVKLSAEVSDLSDPMRQALLKGAEKVTTTIQQCIVGGIEDGSISVENSQEAAQSLYSMWLGASLLSKLSQSSQSLESALRLTEQILKGESH; this comes from the coding sequence ATGAACGAGAAAACGAATGACACACGCCTGCATATTTTAGATGTCGGCTATCAATTAATAGTGAACAACGGCTTTAATGGCGTTGGCTTATCACAATTGCTTAAAGAAGCGGAAGTACCGAAAGGGTCGTTTTACCACTACTTTAAATCAAAAGAGCAATTTGGTGAGGCGCTAATCCAACACTATTTTGAAAACTATATCACTAAGATTGAATCCATTTTAGTGCACGGTGAAGGCAGCCATTATCAACGAATTTTGAGTTACTTTTCACTGTGGTCAAAGATTGAGAACGGTACATGTAATGCGCACAAGTGTTTAGTTGTTAAGCTCAGTGCTGAAGTATCAGACCTTTCTGATCCTATGCGCCAAGCTCTACTAAAAGGTGCTGAGAAAGTCACGACAACCATCCAGCAATGTATTGTTGGCGGTATTGAAGATGGCTCTATCTCGGTAGAAAACAGCCAAGAAGCAGCCCAGAGCCTATATTCAATGTGGCTAGGCGCTAGTTTATTAAGCAAGTTAAGCCAAAGTTCACAGAGCTTAGAATCGGCATTACGACTTACCGAACAAATTTTGAAAGGTGAAAGCCATTAA
- a CDS encoding glutaredoxin, with amino-acid sequence MKFIRWFLGRVILLLNFVFTPRGVKRSQEEQNKVNEQAKSHTLYQFEACPFCVKVRRAMKRQSVQFELRDAKNNEQHRAELEAGGGRVKVPCLRIEKDGKTEWMYESSDIVAYLEKQFV; translated from the coding sequence ATGAAGTTTATCCGTTGGTTCTTAGGTCGTGTCATTTTGCTATTAAATTTTGTTTTTACTCCTCGTGGCGTAAAACGTTCACAAGAAGAACAAAACAAAGTTAATGAGCAAGCTAAATCACACACGTTATACCAATTCGAAGCGTGCCCATTTTGTGTAAAAGTGCGCCGCGCGATGAAACGTCAATCGGTTCAGTTTGAACTTCGTGATGCTAAAAACAATGAACAGCACCGTGCAGAGCTTGAAGCCGGGGGAGGTCGTGTGAAAGTGCCTTGTCTACGTATTGAGAAAGATGGCAAAACTGAGTGGATGTACGAGTCTTCAGACATCGTCGCTTACTTAGAAAAGCAGTTCGTATAA
- a CDS encoding pseudouridine synthase, protein MSANLAQYTPLRTLDQTANQDLSLPERFTFPYYYTPHPLCEIAMQQLQQSLLDCGADETSQGNLYAVLLVQHPRTQELGYLSAFSGLQLDSSLESQLSSLSFVPSAFNKQQFENQNTDRLTQQATLADDIANLEHTHNLDELTSTLSELKNNASKAIEAFQLTMAANKAQRNELREQATQEKALGNLESAASLLKQLGNQSSQEKRDLKALRIEWKQKIAEKQSQVDAIESELKSRKNDYHAISAELETERLSHYRFINRAAESKSLLELLDGKDALEGSGDCCLPKLLNFAFEHGFTPLALAEFWWGLPPIDIIRQHGNLYPVCQSKSFEILEHQLNGIELEDNPLIVNPAVGKSFDIVYEDEEIVVVNKPEEFLSVPGKFIEDSVYTRIKARYPDATGPLIIHRLDMSTSGLLILALTAESNKHIQKQFIDRTVEKRYTALLDGEIHGDSGDISLPLRGDITDRPRQLVCHEHGRNAETHWQAVSTNNGKTKVHLYPKTGRTHQLRVHCAHPQGLGVPIRGDDLYGYKRERLHLHAGYLKLIHPTTGEWMEFEVPSEF, encoded by the coding sequence ATGTCAGCAAACCTTGCTCAATACACACCACTGCGCACCTTAGACCAAACGGCGAATCAAGACTTATCGCTACCAGAGCGTTTTACATTCCCGTATTACTATACTCCGCACCCATTGTGTGAAATAGCGATGCAGCAGCTTCAACAGTCACTGCTTGACTGTGGTGCGGATGAAACGTCACAAGGTAATCTCTATGCCGTTCTTCTGGTTCAACATCCTCGAACTCAAGAGTTGGGCTACCTTTCTGCATTTTCAGGTTTACAACTCGATTCGTCGCTAGAGTCTCAACTATCGAGCTTGAGCTTTGTTCCATCTGCATTTAATAAACAGCAGTTTGAAAACCAAAACACAGACCGTTTAACTCAACAAGCGACTCTAGCTGACGACATTGCTAACCTAGAGCACACTCATAACTTAGATGAACTGACATCAACGCTGAGCGAACTTAAAAACAATGCGAGTAAAGCAATAGAAGCCTTTCAGCTCACTATGGCTGCCAACAAAGCACAGCGCAATGAACTGAGAGAGCAAGCTACCCAAGAGAAAGCACTCGGCAATCTAGAGTCTGCGGCCAGCCTACTTAAGCAGTTAGGTAATCAAAGCAGCCAAGAGAAGCGAGACCTCAAAGCACTTCGTATCGAGTGGAAACAGAAGATCGCTGAAAAGCAATCACAAGTAGACGCTATCGAAAGCGAGCTTAAAAGCCGTAAGAACGACTACCACGCCATTTCTGCAGAACTAGAAACAGAGCGCTTGTCTCACTATCGTTTTATCAACCGAGCGGCAGAGTCAAAGAGTCTGCTTGAATTGTTGGATGGTAAAGACGCGCTTGAAGGCTCTGGTGACTGCTGCCTACCAAAGCTACTTAACTTTGCCTTTGAACACGGCTTTACACCGTTAGCTTTAGCCGAGTTTTGGTGGGGACTACCACCAATAGATATTATTCGACAACACGGAAACCTCTACCCGGTTTGCCAAAGTAAGAGCTTTGAGATCCTTGAACATCAACTCAATGGCATTGAGCTAGAAGATAATCCACTTATCGTGAACCCTGCGGTCGGTAAGTCGTTTGACATTGTTTATGAAGACGAAGAGATCGTGGTCGTGAACAAACCCGAAGAGTTCTTGTCGGTTCCGGGCAAGTTCATCGAAGACTCAGTATATACGCGTATCAAAGCACGCTATCCAGATGCAACAGGCCCTTTGATTATCCATAGATTGGATATGTCGACGTCTGGCTTGTTGATCTTGGCGCTAACGGCCGAGTCCAACAAGCATATCCAAAAACAGTTCATCGATAGAACGGTCGAAAAGCGTTACACCGCACTGCTTGATGGTGAAATCCACGGTGATTCTGGCGATATTAGTTTGCCGTTACGCGGCGACATCACCGACAGACCAAGACAGCTCGTTTGTCATGAACATGGGCGCAACGCAGAAACGCACTGGCAAGCGGTCAGCACCAATAACGGAAAAACCAAGGTGCACTTGTACCCTAAAACCGGCCGTACCCACCAACTACGCGTACACTGCGCTCACCCACAAGGACTTGGCGTACCAATTCGCGGTGATGACCTATATGGCTACAAGCGTGAACGACTGCACCTTCATGCGGGCTACCTCAAACTGATCCACCCAACAACCGGGGAATGGATGGAGTTCGAAGTACCTTCTGAGTTTTAA
- a CDS encoding FKBP-type peptidyl-prolyl cis-trans isomerase gives MSKFVIPVIVFLLAGFMIYRTWTNHKSGAENFEQGQQFLLENGKKEGVITTESGLQYLVLEEGTGTVHPTKDSKVTVHYHGTLIDGTVFDSSVERGEPISFALKQVIKGWQEGLTYMVEGQKVRLFIPSTLGYGKGGTGPIPPSATLIFDVELISIQ, from the coding sequence ATGTCTAAATTTGTCATCCCGGTCATCGTCTTTCTTTTGGCGGGTTTCATGATTTACCGTACTTGGACAAATCATAAGTCTGGTGCAGAAAACTTCGAACAAGGTCAACAGTTCCTGCTAGAGAACGGAAAGAAAGAAGGTGTGATCACGACTGAAAGCGGCCTTCAGTACCTAGTTCTTGAAGAAGGTACTGGTACTGTTCACCCTACTAAAGACAGCAAAGTAACAGTTCACTATCACGGTACTCTGATCGATGGCACGGTTTTCGATAGCTCTGTAGAACGTGGTGAGCCAATCTCATTCGCTCTTAAGCAAGTAATCAAAGGCTGGCAAGAAGGTTTGACTTACATGGTAGAAGGCCAAAAAGTCCGCCTATTCATTCCAAGCACGCTAGGTTACGGCAAAGGTGGTACGGGCCCAATCCCACCATCAGCAACACTGATTTTTGATGTTGAGCTAATCTCTATCCAGTAA
- a CDS encoding thioredoxin domain-containing protein, with protein MFKPFTKFFTALVAVLIIAGCSETDEPQKGVQYEALPTALTEFNLSPITEIFSLNCGHCRQMESAIPEIESLTDQKIGKMHVTFNESAQISAMIYYTAVMQLDATPDHAFMEDLFAAVQMGADATPEQRQQALETAFTSRGLVSPYQLNKEQQVTLFDYVKKAEEVSVKGQINSVPTFIVNGKYQVLTAGHQDVAGIAKTINYLLTQP; from the coding sequence ATGTTTAAACCATTTACTAAATTCTTCACTGCGCTTGTTGCTGTACTTATTATTGCTGGTTGTAGCGAAACAGACGAGCCACAAAAAGGCGTTCAATACGAGGCGCTTCCTACCGCTCTAACAGAATTTAACCTGTCACCGATCACTGAAATCTTCTCTCTAAATTGTGGTCACTGTCGCCAAATGGAAAGTGCAATTCCAGAGATTGAATCTCTAACAGACCAGAAAATTGGTAAGATGCACGTAACATTCAATGAAAGTGCTCAGATCAGCGCAATGATCTACTACACAGCAGTAATGCAACTAGATGCAACGCCAGACCACGCTTTCATGGAAGACCTTTTCGCTGCGGTTCAAATGGGCGCAGACGCAACACCAGAGCAACGTCAACAAGCACTAGAAACTGCTTTTACTTCTCGCGGTTTGGTTAGCCCATACCAGTTGAACAAAGAACAACAAGTAACGCTTTTTGACTACGTTAAGAAAGCAGAAGAAGTTTCAGTAAAAGGTCAGATCAACTCAGTACCAACGTTTATCGTTAACGGCAAATACCAAGTACTGACAGCAGGTCACCAAGACGTTGCTGGCATCGCAAAAACGATCAACTACCTTTTGACTCAACCATAA
- a CDS encoding NADP-dependent oxidoreductase: MTQQDNRRIVLASRPVGAPTQDNFRFETVAPPAINDGEMLLRSVYLSLDPYMRGRMNDAKSYADPVAIDEVMVGATVCQVEASNNSDYEVGEWVLAYTGWQDYGVSNGEGLIKLGKEPTHPSYALGIMGMPGFTAYMGLLDIGQPKEGDTLVVAAATGPVGATVGQIGKLKGCRVVGVAGGKEKCQYAKEVLGFDECIDHKADDFAEQLAKACDNGIDVYFENVGGKVFDAVMPLLNTGARIPVCGLISQYNATSLPEGPDRMSSLMGTLLVKRIKMQGFIIFDDYAHRYNEFATQMTEWLSQGKMHYREHLIEGLDEAPQAFMGLLEGQNFGKLVIKTNEPK, encoded by the coding sequence ATGACTCAACAAGACAATCGTCGTATCGTATTAGCTTCTCGCCCTGTCGGCGCACCAACTCAAGATAACTTCCGCTTTGAAACCGTTGCTCCACCAGCAATCAACGATGGTGAAATGTTACTTCGTTCGGTTTACCTATCTCTCGACCCTTACATGCGTGGCCGTATGAATGATGCAAAATCTTACGCCGATCCAGTTGCTATTGATGAGGTGATGGTTGGTGCAACTGTGTGTCAGGTTGAAGCATCAAACAACAGCGATTATGAAGTTGGCGAGTGGGTGTTGGCTTACACAGGCTGGCAAGATTATGGCGTGTCGAACGGTGAAGGTCTTATCAAGTTAGGAAAAGAGCCGACTCACCCTTCTTACGCACTGGGCATCATGGGTATGCCAGGCTTTACCGCTTACATGGGTTTACTGGATATCGGCCAACCGAAAGAAGGCGACACGTTAGTGGTAGCGGCTGCAACTGGCCCAGTAGGCGCTACTGTCGGACAAATCGGTAAGTTAAAAGGTTGTCGTGTCGTTGGTGTGGCTGGCGGTAAAGAGAAGTGTCAATACGCGAAAGAGGTTCTTGGTTTTGATGAATGTATCGACCACAAGGCAGATGACTTCGCAGAGCAATTAGCAAAAGCGTGTGACAACGGCATCGACGTTTACTTTGAAAATGTTGGCGGCAAGGTATTCGATGCAGTAATGCCTCTCCTAAATACAGGTGCTCGAATTCCAGTTTGTGGGCTTATCTCACAATACAATGCTACATCGCTCCCTGAAGGTCCTGACCGTATGTCTAGCCTTATGGGGACCCTTCTAGTTAAGCGCATTAAGATGCAAGGCTTCATCATCTTTGACGACTACGCGCACCGTTACAATGAGTTCGCAACTCAAATGACTGAATGGCTGTCTCAAGGAAAAATGCACTATCGCGAACACCTAATTGAAGGTCTAGACGAAGCGCCACAAGCTTTCATGGGTCTGTTAGAAGGCCAGAACTTCGGCAAACTTGTTATCAAAACTAACGAACCAAAATAG
- a CDS encoding YkgJ family cysteine cluster protein, producing the protein MTIEIKNITEPEVTCANCQACCCRLEVMIITDTGVPEEHIAYDEWGGETMKRLDDGWCSAVDRETLMCTIYENRPWICREFEMGSFECIDQRKEVMG; encoded by the coding sequence ATGACCATAGAGATAAAGAACATCACCGAACCTGAAGTAACTTGCGCCAATTGCCAGGCATGCTGTTGTCGTTTAGAGGTTATGATCATCACAGATACCGGTGTCCCAGAAGAGCATATTGCTTACGATGAGTGGGGCGGTGAAACCATGAAACGTTTAGATGATGGTTGGTGCTCTGCGGTAGATAGGGAAACACTGATGTGCACTATCTATGAAAACCGACCATGGATCTGCCGTGAGTTCGAAATGGGCTCTTTTGAGTGTATCGATCAGCGTAAAGAGGTGATGGGTTAG
- a CDS encoding YgjV family protein: MEFNMVEILGYAASIMVAISLTMKDIVRLRVLNFIGCALFTAYGVMIDAWPVVATNGFIACVNIYFLAKMQKEKKAEAMKEAKA, encoded by the coding sequence ATGGAATTCAATATGGTTGAGATTTTAGGTTACGCTGCGTCTATTATGGTCGCAATTTCATTAACAATGAAAGATATCGTTCGCCTGCGTGTCCTTAACTTTATTGGCTGTGCACTCTTCACAGCATACGGCGTTATGATTGACGCTTGGCCAGTGGTTGCAACCAACGGCTTCATCGCATGTGTAAACATCTACTTCCTTGCAAAAATGCAAAAGGAAAAAAAAGCGGAAGCGATGAAAGAAGCAAAAGCTTAA
- a CDS encoding DUF4136 domain-containing protein — protein MIKRSICATKSIKTAVLMTLMSIGLTACTTQEQMPVHDYGVVTSGDFEFMKNGVTTYSWHPQSEQVYLSKKYNETVVTDMVRDAIEEQLTEKGYRLEQGGGVGDVVVGFGLAEESELNDNSIFDAVQLSTGVPFYDGKGKLAEKGSLYIVFSVPNSQVIQWRALAQTGIQADLEASESKERISGFVEMLFRQMPER, from the coding sequence ATGATAAAACGATCCATTTGTGCAACAAAAAGCATAAAGACCGCTGTGCTTATGACCTTGATGAGCATTGGGCTGACGGCATGTACGACCCAAGAGCAAATGCCTGTGCATGATTATGGTGTCGTAACCAGCGGTGACTTCGAGTTTATGAAAAATGGCGTCACGACTTATTCATGGCACCCACAATCAGAGCAGGTATATCTCTCTAAGAAATACAATGAAACCGTCGTGACTGACATGGTACGTGATGCAATTGAAGAGCAGTTAACTGAAAAGGGGTACCGCTTAGAGCAAGGTGGGGGTGTTGGTGACGTGGTGGTTGGCTTTGGCCTAGCCGAAGAGTCAGAGCTGAATGACAACTCCATTTTCGATGCGGTTCAGCTCTCTACAGGTGTTCCATTTTATGATGGAAAGGGCAAACTCGCCGAAAAAGGCTCTCTATACATCGTGTTTTCAGTGCCAAACTCTCAGGTGATTCAGTGGCGAGCGCTAGCGCAAACAGGGATTCAGGCCGATCTTGAAGCAAGTGAGAGCAAAGAACGAATTTCTGGTTTTGTGGAGATGCTATTCAGACAAATGCCAGAGAGATAA
- a CDS encoding OmpA family protein — protein sequence MLSIALAGCETTLPTGMLGDNLLETAPQTDYDLMHPEWGVVQTTTTTNRRGYSMQSSSQHQRTITTNYGRGVSTNDPLEVFLRQNRIDFEVLPGNHVMVKLEQHVNFKTGSAFPEPAYNQWLDTLGSYLSQRQDIDIVIEGHTDNTGTDRINDPLSEQRAKEVKARLESNYVSSRSIYTRGFGEYVPACTNASPQGKACNRRVELMLIVAK from the coding sequence ATGTTAAGCATAGCTTTGGCTGGGTGTGAAACGACGTTACCAACCGGTATGTTAGGCGACAATCTGCTAGAGACAGCGCCGCAAACAGATTACGATTTGATGCATCCGGAGTGGGGCGTTGTTCAAACGACAACAACTACAAACCGCCGCGGCTACTCAATGCAAAGTAGCTCTCAACATCAAAGAACCATAACCACTAACTACGGTCGTGGCGTGTCAACGAACGACCCGCTAGAAGTGTTTCTAAGACAAAACCGCATCGATTTTGAAGTGTTGCCAGGTAACCATGTGATGGTAAAGCTTGAGCAACATGTGAATTTCAAAACAGGCTCTGCGTTCCCTGAACCAGCTTACAACCAATGGTTAGACACACTTGGTAGTTACCTTTCTCAGCGCCAAGACATCGATATCGTGATTGAAGGTCATACCGATAATACAGGTACAGATCGTATCAATGATCCTTTATCAGAGCAGCGTGCAAAAGAGGTTAAAGCTCGCTTAGAGAGCAACTACGTGTCGAGTCGTTCTATCTATACTCGCGGCTTTGGTGAGTATGTTCCAGCGTGTACCAACGCTTCACCGCAAGGTAAAGCGTGTAACCGCCGTGTAGAGCTGATGCTGATTGTCGCGAAATAG
- a CDS encoding D-alanyl-D-alanine carboxypeptidase gives MKLFSKYSLPLLSIFIVSNAAMVSTAAIAAPSIVPAPPSLGAKGYVLIDFNSGDVLVEKNAHTKLNPASLTKLMTSYVAGQEMKRGNISADDKVRISENAWAKNFPDSSKMFIEVNTDVAMMDLYRGLIIQSGNDASVAIAEHVAGSQDAFVDLMNSWAASLKLENTHFANAHGLDADDLYSTPYDIAMLGRAIIKDLPDVYGLYSERSFSYNGITQHNRNGLLRDRSLTVDGMKTGYTSGAGYSLASSATQGEMRLIAVVMGASSVKSRESDSKQLLSYGFRFFDTLNVHQGGDQVAEEKVWFGDQDTLKLGVAEDTFITLPKSDSKKLTASIELNSELKAPITEGQTLGVVHYTVDGEDVQTQPLIALESVEQGGLFKRLMDYIKLFFSSLF, from the coding sequence ATGAAACTGTTCTCCAAATACTCTCTCCCTTTATTAAGTATATTCATTGTAAGTAACGCAGCGATGGTTAGCACAGCAGCTATCGCCGCACCTTCTATAGTACCGGCTCCGCCTAGTTTGGGCGCGAAAGGGTATGTGTTAATCGACTTTAATTCTGGTGATGTGCTCGTCGAAAAAAATGCACATACTAAGTTGAACCCAGCAAGCTTGACCAAACTGATGACCAGCTATGTGGCAGGTCAGGAGATGAAGCGAGGTAACATCTCTGCAGATGATAAAGTCAGAATTAGTGAAAACGCTTGGGCAAAGAATTTTCCTGACTCTTCAAAAATGTTCATTGAAGTAAATACCGACGTCGCGATGATGGATCTATACCGAGGTTTGATTATTCAATCGGGTAACGATGCCAGTGTTGCGATCGCAGAGCATGTAGCTGGTTCTCAAGATGCCTTTGTTGATTTGATGAACTCTTGGGCTGCTTCGCTTAAATTGGAAAACACTCACTTTGCTAATGCGCATGGTTTAGACGCAGACGACTTATATTCAACGCCTTACGATATCGCAATGCTTGGCCGAGCGATCATTAAAGATCTTCCAGATGTATATGGCTTATACAGTGAGCGTTCTTTCAGTTACAACGGCATCACGCAACACAACCGCAATGGCTTGCTCCGTGACAGAAGCTTAACGGTTGATGGCATGAAGACGGGTTACACCTCGGGTGCGGGCTACAGCTTAGCGAGCTCGGCAACACAAGGTGAAATGAGACTTATCGCAGTGGTGATGGGCGCATCAAGTGTTAAAAGTCGAGAGTCAGACAGTAAGCAGCTTTTAAGTTACGGCTTCCGATTCTTCGATACGCTTAATGTCCACCAAGGCGGCGACCAAGTGGCTGAAGAGAAAGTGTGGTTTGGCGACCAAGACACTTTGAAGCTTGGGGTTGCAGAAGACACGTTTATCACGCTACCTAAGTCAGACAGCAAAAAGCTAACCGCATCTATCGAATTAAACTCGGAACTCAAAGCGCCGATTACAGAGGGTCAAACTCTAGGTGTCGTTCATTACACGGTTGATGGTGAAGATGTTCAAACTCAGCCTTTGATCGCACTTGAATCGGTTGAACAAGGTGGCTTGTTCAAACGTTTGATGGACTACATTAAATTGTTCTTCTCAAGTCTGTTCTAA